The following coding sequences are from one Ruminococcus flavefaciens AE3010 window:
- a CDS encoding AAA family ATPase, whose translation MKMKFMIAIALSHKADFMILDEPTSGLDPVARDELLDILAEYIENENRSVLFSTHITSDVERIADYVTILHNGRVWVHGNKGRAQRKIRYPQRRRGGHLLCPARKMHRLPRLQKTASTHF comes from the coding sequence ATGAAAATGAAATTCATGATAGCTATCGCACTGTCCCACAAGGCTGACTTCATGATACTTGACGAGCCTACCAGCGGACTTGACCCTGTTGCCCGGGATGAGCTCCTTGATATACTTGCGGAGTACATCGAGAACGAAAACAGAAGCGTCCTTTTCTCCACACATATCACATCTGATGTGGAGCGTATCGCCGACTACGTTACCATACTCCACAACGGCAGAGTGTGGGTTCACGGGAACAAAGGACGAGCTCAGCGAAAAATACGTTATCCTCAGAGGCGCCGAGGAGGACATCTCCTCTGCCCTGCGCGAAAAATGCATAGGCTTCCACGGCTACAGAAAACGGCTTCGACGCACTTCTAA